One window of the Pieris rapae chromosome 13, ilPieRapa1.1, whole genome shotgun sequence genome contains the following:
- the LOC110997554 gene encoding trypsin 5G1-like: MIRYFLIGFFLCTGSVRLEEYDLLVIPIPKIRNTKKPAEILRIPMIHNKNEDLLKLDLENYDEPTELPDIDNFDFSKDKDLYARELVQRIHNGFDDLYGDSKIVGGFEVDINLYPYHAAYGTNCGGAIIDKRWVLTAGHCGKKPYIRVGSKYLNKGKKVSIKRNYIHPLWGAKSKEHPFDFDFQLLELSEPLKFDDNVQPIKVARIDDMVIGKVITVTGWGNTEENGPYSNVLRAVRVPIISKENCQHVPFPYFRGSLTPRMFCAGFTEGKKDACQGDSGGPAVHEDKLLGMVSFGYGCATPGSFGVYSKVAKVRHWIKEITRIDFD, translated from the exons ATgatcagatattttttaattggtttttttttatgtaccgGATCTGTGAGGTTAGAAg AATATGACCTTCTAGTAATACCGATTCCCAAAAtaagaaacacaaaaaaaccAGCAGAAATACTTAGAATCCCAATGATACACAATAAAAACGAGGATCTGCTAAAACTCGACTTAGAAAACTATGACGAGCCAACAGAACTTCCAGATATagacaattttgattttagtaAAGATAAAGATTTATATGCAAGAGAACTAGTTCAACGAATACACAATGGATTCGATGACTTATATGGAGATAGTAAAATTGTTGGTGGTTTTGAAgtagatataaatttgtatccaTACCACGCTGCGTATGGAACGAATTGTGGCGGCGCTATTATTGACAAGCGATGGGTTTTAACTGCTGGACATTGTgg GAAAAAACCGTACATTCGAGTAGGATCAAAATATCTGAACAAAGGAAAGAAAGTATCAATCAAGCGTAACTATATACATCCATTATGGGGAGCAAAATCCAAAGAACATCCTTTCGATTTTGACTTCCAGCTTCTCGAACTATCTGAGCCTCTTAAATTTGATGATAACGTTCAGCCAATAAAAGTAGCCCGTATTGATGACATGGTGATCGGTAAAGTGATCACCGTCACGGGCTGGGGAAACACAGAGGAGAAT ggtCCATATTCAAATGTGCTGCGCGCAGTGCGTGTACCAATTATTTCAAAGGAAAATTGCCAACACGTCCCATTCCCATACTTCCGAGGTTCTTTAACTCCTAGAATGTTTTGTGCTGGATTTACAGAAGGCAAGAAAGATGCTTGTcag GGTGATTCTGGAGGTCCAGCGGTTCACGAAGACAAATTACTGGGCATGGTATCTTTTGGTTATGGTTGTGCGACTCCAGGTTCCTTTGGCGTATACAGCAAAGTGGCGAAAGTACGACATTGGATCAAAGAAATAACCCGAATCGATTTCGATTAA
- the LOC110997555 gene encoding trypsin-5-like, giving the protein MLTKVMFVLRMVAVYCILGGQKITIDRAPYQANYGDICGAVIIHAKWLLTSAHCGERDFIRTGSKFRLKASKTNVKSHFVHPLYGCRHAFDYDVQLLELFRELHFGRKVGSIRISHGVCGSDVSVSGWGYSKEKGDYNDILKQVKIEIIPLEKCQKIQNSFYNNTLTNTMFCAGAEDGDACQGDSGGAAVSYGQLIGLSSFGYGCGRNTPGVYINLSHTNIRLWIRRFTGIYVIN; this is encoded by the exons ATGCTTACAAAAGTAATGTTCGTACTGCGTATGGTAGCAGTGTATTG TATTTTAGGGGGACAAAAAATTACCATAGACAGGGCTCCATATCAAGCAAATTATGGTGATATTTGTGGCGCTGTTATCATACATGCGAAATGGTTGCTGACTAGTGCACATTGTGg AGAAAGAGATTTCATTAGGACTGGAAGTAAGTTTCGACTTAAAGCTTCCAAGACCAACGTAAAATCTCACTTCGTTCATCCGTTGTACGGTTGTCGACATGCATTCGACTATGATGTGCAGCTTTTAGAACTATTTCGAGAGTTACATTTTGGAAGGAAAGTAGGCTCTATTAGAATTAGTCACGGGGTATGTGGGAGCGATGTTTCTGTCAGTGGTTGGGGGTATTCGAAGGAAAAG GGGGATTACAACGATATTCTAAAACAAGTGAAGATCGAGATTATACCGTTAGAGAAGTGTCAAAAAATTCAGAATTCCTTCTATAACAATACATTGACAAACACAATGTTTTGTGCTGGCGCTGAAGACGGAGATGCTTGTCAA GGAGACAGTGGTGGTGCTGCGGTATCTTATGGCCAATTGATTGGACTTTCAAGCTTTGGATACGGTTGCGGAAGAAATACGCCAGGCGTTTACATCAATTtatcacatacaaatattcgCCTGTGGATTCGCAGATTTACCGGAATTTAcgttataaattga